In Telopea speciosissima isolate NSW1024214 ecotype Mountain lineage chromosome 10, Tspe_v1, whole genome shotgun sequence, the DNA window GGGATGTCAAGGGTTTTAGCGAGGACAGTGATCTAGAGGGTTCCTCCTCGGAGGATCTTGATGACCCGGATGAGAGTGAAGAGGCAACGTCCCGATCATCTCGAGACCATCCGATCGGGCCCGCATCCATCCGTCCTGACCACTTTAGGGCGAAGGCCTCCGATCATGTTAATGTTGATCGAAACCCCATCTTGCCCGGTCATCCTGACCACGAAGAAGGGCAGGGGTCGGTAGATCATGATGACGAGGGTTCTTCCGACCCTGATGACGTGGAGGAGGTAAAAGTGGCGTATGTGGTACCCCGCCAGCGGGTTTCTCAGAAGGTTGAGGACTACAAGTGCACGTATACTGACGCTGCTATCGCGGCCCTTAGGAAGAAGTATTATATTCCTCCCGATGTCGTTACCCGTAGACCGAACCAACACGAGAGGGCTAGTTCTCCCCGCCTGCCCGAGGTCTGCATCCATATGGACGCACTCAAGGCCGGCCTCAGATTCCCTGTTCACCCTTTTGTTGTAGATGTATTGGACCATTGGGGTTGGGCACCAAGTCAGGTCATGCCAAATTCCTGGAAGactatttttggcttttttattTACTTGTCGATTCGCAATCGCGTGCCGATGCTCCCCCTTTTTGCTTACTTTTACTGTTTGAAGAAATACAACGACGGTTGGTATTACTTCAGCCGCCGCGACTTGGGCGAAACGTGGAAGCAGttcaaattttttgatgaaGTTTCATCGTCCAACAAATTTTGGAAAGGGAAATTCGTTTTTGCAGTCATCCCTGGCAATCCTTTGAGATCGGGGTGGCCCAAAATCGATCTTCGGGTCAGGAATCGTTTGGTTGGTCTGACCCGAGAGGAGCAAGAGTCGATGAAAGCCACTCTTCTGGGCCCCAAGCTTGATGTGCAAAACCTTCACTCAGAGGTCTTCCTCGTCAGATGGGGTCTAAGTTCGGGTCAGTCCAACCCATCCCCCATCTCCTTTTTCTATATTTCTttaaatgatttcttttgttctcACTGAGTgggttttttgtgttttagtGAAGCTCAACCCGACCCGTCTTGCTGCTGCCGCCAGGAGGCAGAGAGTTTCAAAGGAGAGCAACAAAAGCGGCGAATGACATCTCCAAGGACCGTCCAGAGCAGGCTGCGGGCTCAGGAATTCAAAAgcgaaaagaaaaagagagggaaaaagagaaggtGAAGGGCAAGAGCCCGACGGAGGTGAAGGAGACAGGACGCACCCCTCCTCCCAAgggtaataaaaataaaagaaaagttgGTGATGTTGGTCTTCCTGATGACCAAGGAAAAAACAAGAAGCAGGAGGACGGGAGTCTGTCCCTCCCGCTCAGTTCGGACAACGTAGTTCTGTCTGATCGTTTGGGTTTTAACCTACCCAACATCTTTAACCCTTGCTGGGTCTTGACCCTGACCGATTCGGCCGCTGTCGACCGTACGGTGGCCCGAGAGTTGCTGGTTAAGGGTCGTCTCCCCAAGGATGTGGCCTCTTTAAAAAGCCTCTCTCATGGTCATTTTGTTAAGGTGGCCTATAAAGAAATCGCCAAGGTACCGGTCCTTCCCAATCCTCGACTAACCCCTTGCTTTCCTTATTTTAAAACTTGATTTCGACTTTCCAGGTCTTCTTCTAGGGTCTTATTTATTCTATTGACGCGGTGAAACGGGTCGAGTACTTAATGGAGACAAACTGCAAGCTTATACAGGAGCTAAAGGAGGAGCGGTCTTTTATCGAGACTCTGAGTAAGAGCAAAGCAGAGACCAAAGGGGAGATGGCGAAGGTCAGGTCTTAGCTGTCCACGGCTCTTGTTCAGAAGAACACTCTAGTAAACAAGCAAACCTTACTCAATGATAGTATCAGTATAGTGAAACAACAGCTTGAGGAGGCCAGGTCGTCCAAAGCGGAATTGAAGAAAACTTTTGAAGGAGAGATAGCCAAGGCTCGGGTCGAGGCTGTTGATCGTTTTAAGGAATCAGAGGAGTTTGAGAAGTTAATCTATTCTTATAATGCTAAAGCCTTCGGATTCGAGGTTCACACCACCTGCCATCATATTCATAAATCGGACCCAGGTTATAGCTTCTCTGACTTTGACCAATATGACCCAGAAATTGAGAAGAAGGTGGCCAAAGCCGAGGAAGAGGAGCTTAACGCGACTCTTGAAAATGTTATCCCTGAGGTTTCTGAGGCAACGATGCTAGTGGATGACCCAAAATCTATAGACGTAGACGCTTCCTCCCGAACTCCTCCAACTGACCTGACCAAGACAGAAGATCGGGCTGACCCCTCTCTCCAAGACCAAGTTGATGTAGTGGTGGTGTAGTCcactttttcattttcttttttcttttttgttttgtaaattCTTCTAAGTGTTATTGTTCGGGTCGATAGTGTTAGTGCCGACCTTTTTTTGTAATCTTGCTCATATAGGTTAATGGGACATCTTTCTTTCCATCGTGAGACTTTGctcatttatttattgtttttgtgCTTTCGGGTATGGTGCCTCGTGGGTGAGGACTTTTGTGCCTCACGGGTGAGGATTTTTGTGGGGATACCCGATCTTTAGATCGGGTATATCTATTTCGAGAGACATTTAACCAAAGATAATGAAATTTTGAAGAATTACTGTATATTCCTTGAAAAAGTGTTGTATATTGTTGTGTACAAAAGACCGTCTAATCAAATAACCCTGTAGCGAACTGTCCCTTGGTCGGGTCAAGTTTTTATTAATAGAATCTCCTCAAATTTGTGGAATTCCAAGGTCTTGGGATGTCCTCGTCCCCCGGAGTTTTTAGGTGATATGTGCCTGGGCAGATCACCTTGGAAACTATATACGGGCCTTCCCAGTTTGGGGAAAGCTTGTTGGTGTTGCGGGGATCAGATGCGCTAGCTTTCTGAAGTACTAGGTCCCCGACCTTGAACAGCCATGGTTGTACTCGAGAGTTGTAGTATCGGGCCGTGCATTGCTGATATTTGGTTGTAcctggagtaggcatccataaaaCTCAGCATTTCATGGCCAGCATTTGCGTCAATGAGCTGATCTATTCGGGGCAGGGGGTAACAGTCTTTCGGACAAGCTTTATTCAGGCCTGTGaagtcgacgcacatcctccatttgCCATTAGACTTTGggaccatgaccacgttggaaAGCCAGCTCGGGAATTCTATTTCGTGGATAAATCCTGAGTCTTTCAGCTTCTGAACTTCTACCTCGATTGCCAACAGTCTCTCCATAGCgaaattccttcttttctgcTGGACAGGTCGGTACATTGGGTTTATGCTGAGTTGGTGCTCTGCGAAGCTCCTGGGGATTCCTGGCATATCCGTTGCTGACCATGCGAAAACATCAGCGTTTGCCTATAGGAATGTCACCATCTGGTCTCTCGGCCCTCCCTTCAGTTGGCTACCGATCTGTAATACACGGTCGGGATCTCCTTCTCATATTGGTATGGTAACTATCTCCTCCACTGGCTCTGCTCTCTGTGTTACGAGTTCGTCTCTGTAATCGGGTACATCTATGGTCAAGGTCATTCCTCCACAGTCACTCCTTTGCTTGACAAAACCAGCATAGCACTCTCTTGATTTTTTCTAGTCGGTTCGGCATTCTCCTATACCGTTAAGGGTAGGAAATTTGATCTTCAAATGTTTTGTCGAGACTACGGCCCCGAGGGCGTTCAAGGCTGGTCTGCCTAGGATAGCATTAAAAGCCGATACTGACCTTACCACCATGAAGTTGATTTCTACTGTGACCTCATTGGGGTATTCCCCCACCGTAACGGGCATCTTTATACTCCCCTCTATTTTCGCTGCCTCACCCGAGAAGCGGTACAGATTATTGCCGTCAGGCCTGAGGCTTTCTTCGCCTAACCCAAACTGTTTGAAAGCTTGGTAAGATAACAGGTCGACCGAAGCTCCGGTGTCCACCAGGATCTTGTGGACCATCCTGTCCTGAATAAACATTTGTAAAACGATGGCATCATCGTGAGGCCAATTGATTCCCTCCATGTCCTCACTAGCGAAGGATATGGTCAGGTCGGTCCTAGCGATTTTGGTGGTCGCTTCAACCACCCCGATGAAACCGGCGTGTGCTTTCGCCTTTCTTGCTGACTCTTGTCCCAGCCCACCCAAGGTTGTAAGGATGGGAGCCGCCAAAGGCCGGCTTGACTGCCCTGTTTCCCTGGTGGGCTCACCCCTTCTGTTGGTTACTCTTTCTTTGTCATGCCTTCGATCATCTCTCCCGACATGTCTCTCCTCTTCTTTATGATCGGGTCGGGAGTCCTTCCTTCTGTCTACATACTTTAACAGGTGCCCGTCCCGAATAAGGTTCTCTATTTCCCTTTTCAACTGTCTACAATCTTTCGTATCATGGCCTGTATCCCTGTGAAAACGGTAGTATTTTTTAGGGTTCCTATCCTCAGGCTTTGAAAACATAGGTACGGGCTGGTTCAGCAACCCTTTTCCCTTTATCTGCATCAATATCTCCAATCTTCTTGCATTGAGTGGTGTGTACTCGGGGCTGGGTGCCCTGTCAGCTCGGGGTTTTTTGTCCTCCTTCTTTTctaccttcttctcttctttttccttatctACTATCGTTTTCTTCTCCAGAACTCCACTCGCCTCGTTCTGAGCTGCAATGATCTCTACCATGTTGGAGAACTGGTGACACCAACTGATCAGGTCGGTCATGTTATGGGCCTTATTCAAGATAAGGGATTTTACCATTTCAATGTCAGTTATCCCACTTTGCAATGCATTGAATGCCACCGAGTCGTCAAGGTCGGGTATGTCAAGTGACTCCCTGTTGAACCTGGAGACAAAATCTCGGATTGACTCGTCCTTCCGATGTTTAATGGATAATAAGTTTGCCACTATTTTCTTTTGCCTGATGCTGCTTTGGAACCTAGTAACAAACGCCCTAGATAGCTCTGCGAAGCCGTCGATTGACCTCGACCTGAGTGTGAAAACCAATAGGTGGTTGCCCCTTTTAGTGATGCGGTGAAGAATCTGCAGGATGCAGTATCCAACCCGCCGTATACCATCATAACCGAGTTGAAATAATTGATGTGGTCGATCGGGTCAGTCGAGCCATCATAAAGTATGAAGGCCGGGACCTTGAACCCCTTCGGGAGTTCTGCCTCCATAATCCCTTCGACGAAGGGGTGTTGGTTTGAAACTGTCAACATCTCCTCTGCCACATTTTTCCTGAAACTTTGCAGTCGTTCATCAAGGTCCTTTAGGCGGCGCCCGATCTCGATGTCCTCGGGATAGTAAGATCCGCGCTCACTTCTTTCGTGGGGTGAGCCTCTCCGCATTGATCTCTCCCTGGGGGGTATAGCGGGTGACCTTTCTCGCACTCTCCTCGGGCTTCTGATCGATCTGGTCGGCGATCTTGCCCGATGCTCTTAGACTCGATCTTCTCTCCCCGTACCCCTCTGTGAGGGTGGGGTCCTTCTCCTCCCTCTGATAGTACAGGCTCTGCTCTCGCTTCGGTGAGTGTCCTGCTCTACCTGTGGCGGAGGTGGCCGATGTGGGGGTTGCTGCTGATCAGGTTCTCCTTGTACAATCCTCCTCAACATCGTGTTTATTTCTGCAAGCTGGAGACGCAGGTCGTGAACTTGCATGTTGGTTGCAGATGCATTCGGGTCAAAATACTGAACTCCTGATATGGCGGGTATCGGCCTCGGTCCTCCACCCTGGATCCCTGGGATCGAAAACGGGGATGGAGGGGGCAAGTTCACTCCAACCACCAGTTCGAGGGATTATCATACTAGGGAGGGTCCTGGCAAGAGCATCGCCCTTGCCGCTTGTCGAGTGATCGGACCTCCCTCTACCCAAATCGCCTCTCAAGGCTGGCTCCTCGTTGCCCAGCTTTTTCCTTAGCGGGAACTGCCTCCCCGCTCCATTGTCATGTCACATGGCTCTTTGTGACATTTCCCACAGACAGCGCCAATCTGTTGTGACAAATTTTGACTCGGGTTGTGATTTACCTGGTCGGGCCTTCTTCAAACTGACCTGCACAGGCTAGACCacaaagaagacaaagaagtgcCGGCCTGAGCCGGTTAGTatactccgatgcctaagtcagagcCTGCAACAGATAAATCTCAAACTAAAGAGCTTGAGTAAGTAAAAATTGAAGTCCCCATACCTTAGCCTGGCATGGCTATTTATAGCTTTAAGTCGTTGTACGATACTTAAACTTTTCTGTTTGTAGAGAATAACTTCGGTTCCCCATAGTCCTTGATGGCAGCATCCTTAGTTGACACGTGTATGACCTAGGGTCACGCCTAACGTGTGATTCTAGGGTCATGCGAGGTGCATGACCCTCCTTTGACCAGGGTCAAGGGGTGTGAGCTATATTTAACCTGTGTAGGTCTGGCTATGGGCTGGTCTACCTCTTCCACGTGTCGTGGGATGATTAGCTGTGGTAAAATATGGTCTATCACAAGTAAACAGTCCTTAAGAGTAAAGTAATAAATACTATCATCATCCTAGACTGTCATTATTCCATCTACATAGAATCTATGTTGTTGATTTGActagaaaataaatattaatactAGTTAAtagttttaaaatattttgtaaaatatttacaaaacATGCCACTAGATTTGGATTTTCATCCAATCATGTATAAACACTCTCTAATATACTCCATTGTAAGAAGCGGATTCCGTGTTGAACTTTTTTTTGTCGTACACAGCTTGACACCATGAATCCAACACACCAATATATTGTCCGAAAGAATCAATCATTTGTACACCAAAAATTGGTAATGCCTAACCGCTAAGATAAGGACCTCTCAGATATGGGACCAATCGTAAGCTACCTGTGAGAATCTTACTGCCTAAACATTCGAAAGTATTCCATTTATGATTCTCAATTAatccagtccaatgtacacaTGTACATACTCTTGTGTCTTGTAATCATCATTCTAGCGAACACTCAATGTGATCTCCGTATGAATTAAATGATCAATTCTATCACTAGTTGGTGGTGTACCTACTAGGAAAAAGTTAGCCTCTTTTATtcaagggaagcagttttctgtacgggagtgtggcctacgccagcactcccatgtgtctatctctctcctccttaaaacaaggggcagaggtgtctttttacatgaggaggagagagatagactcatgggagtgctgtcgtaggccacactcccggacagagaactttttcccttgatTCAAACTCTAATTGTGCATCTATTTTCATGTAAAGATTGAGTATGACCGACATATCTTCCTTTCATGCTGATTTTCTAAATATATTTCGCTCTTCTGCTCTAACATCTCAAGCTCATGATAAGTTACTCCCATCACTTGGTTACTATTTAGACCAACCATCTAAGGATCATTAATTGGACTTCAAGAGAGATTGCAAAGGGTATTGCCAAAGGGTATTGCCGATGGATACACAACAATAGAGATCTAAATAGATTATATGGAGGTGGCTCGatggggatctttatcccctcattGCTTGCccctcaattttctcaattccatctaataggggtgGAAATtatcaccctaccccttgcccgaacacattgcctaggtggggtccagctccctctattagagggaattgaggaaattgacgggtagacaaattgaggtgataattttccaactCGATGGTTTGAGTATGATAATCACACATGATGGTTTTCGGAGTTGTATTCTATTTTATTAGATTTGTCAGAAACTTTTATCTCTGTTCAAAGTTAGTCTTTAGTTCAAGGATGGTTCCTTTATGTTTAGCTATTAAGTTACTTAATACTGCTCACTTGCCTTGCCACAAGGGACTTATGTTGTGGATGACATTTTTGCTATTTtatcttagttttttttttttttttttttaaatttccataagaaaagaaaaatggaatacATTTTGCTCTTTTTACTACCAAAGAATTTTATTACAAAACTTCTTAAAATCAAAAAATTTGTTTACAGAAATAGAATATCGTAAACTGtagtaacatttttttttattgtttttttgaattaattacATGATCCTATATTAAAAGtaacatttcttttcttcaatgTATTTCTAATTACACTTTCCTTCTTGTGATGTTGATGTGTCTTGAATTTAAAGTCAAAGGAGGAGAGCATGTTACGTATATGAAGGAAGTTGGTGTTGTATCATTAAGATGGAGACAAAGTGTCTCTATCACATTAATGATGGAGAAGGCAATGTTACTAAATTCAAAGAGGGATAGCACCGACCTGCCCATTTTGTCAAAGATGAGGCTGCACCTCTTATATTTAGATTGCTTCATTTAACACATGACACACATGTGGCACCGTCCACGGAATTTGGAAAAAGGAGTTCCGTGATGATTTCTCCTTGTTTACTAGCACCCTTAccttgcctataaatagagcaAGGAATTTGAACTAAGGACACAACTCACCGGGTATAGAAAACCCAAGCATAGAATTACGTAGAATTCTTGTAATATTTCTGTTTGAGAGATAGGAAGAATTCAGGGGGTGTATTTGGGCTTTGGGTTAGAGAAAGAGAATGTTCTTGTATTCTCCGATTGGTCAACAGTGAAATCATTTTGCCGTCTTCacccgtggatgtaggctaaaagctgaaccacgtaaatccctGTGTTTCttgtttgtgtttatttttaCGTCTTTTTCTCGTGCCATTAAGACCCGCACTTAGTAGGCGATTTTCGTAAAATCCTGATGTTATTCACAACaaactggtatcagagccactaTCTACCGGTGTCTTGTTATAATGGTTGCACACGTCTTAGCTGCTAAGTATGAGATTGAgaaatttgatgggcaaaacagCTTCAGCCTGTGGCGTATCAAAATGAAAGCTTTGCTTGTTACACAAGGACTGTACAAGGCTTTAGAGGGTAAAGAAAAATTACCTACAAGTctacaagaaatagaaaaggaagACTTGTTGGCAAGGGCTCACAGTGCTTTACAATTGAGCCTGACGGACAAGGTGTTGCGAGAAGTTGCAGACGAAGAGATGGCTTCCGGTCTATGGAAGAAATTGGAGAAGTTGTACCTGTAAAAATCTCTCATAAATCGACTGTACCTGAAGCAACGGTTATACACCCTGCGGATGAAAGAAGGTACACAAATAAATGAGCACCTTAATAAGTTTAATAAAATCATTATGGACTTGAAAAATGTTGATATTAAAATTAGTGACGAGGATCAAGCCTTGATTGTGCTATGTTCTCTACCTCCTAAATACGAACATTTCGTTGATACTCTACTCTATAGAAAGGATACTGTTTCTATGGAGGTTGTTAAAGCCTCCTTGAACTCTCAGGAGTTGAGAAAGAGAGTATCTGAAATTGGAGTAGAAAATCAGGCAAAggatctggttgtgagaggtaGAGACAAAACAAGAGGTTCAGAAACAGAGGTCGCTCAAAATCCAAGTCCAGAAAAATTAAGTGTTACCACTGTCACAAGGAAGGGCACTTCAGAAAAGACTGTCCAGATAGAAAAGATAAAGGAGACAAACGTAAAGCCTCTACAAGTGCTGAAGCAGCTGTCGTAGAGGAGAATTCTGATGTTGCAGAAAATGTTTTGTCTTTGACCACCGGCCGCTCGAAAAATGAATGGATTCTTGATTAGGCTTGTTCTTTTCACATATGTCCCAAGAAAGATTGGTTTATCACCTATCAATCAACCGATGGTGGCACTCTCTTGATGGGAAACGATATGGCTTGCAAAACTATTGGTGTAGGAACAATTCGAATCAAGATGCATGATGGCATTGTGAGGACTTTGACAGACGTGTGGCATGCtccagaattgaagaagaatct includes these proteins:
- the LOC122643642 gene encoding uncharacterized protein LOC122643642 — its product is MVEIIAAQNEASGVLEKKTIVDKEKEEKKVEKKEDKKPRADRAPSPEYTPLNARRLEILMQIKGKGLLNQPVPMFSKPEDRNPKKYYRFHRDTGHDTKDCRQLKREIENLIRDGHLLKYVDRRKDSRPDHKEEERHVGRDDRRHDKERVTNRRGEPTRETGQSSRPLAAPILTTLGGLGQESARKAKAHAGFIGVVEATTKIARTDLTISFASEDMEGINWPHDDAIVLQMFIQDRMVHKILVDTGASVDLLSYQAFKQFGLGEESLRPDGNNLYRFSGEAAKIEGSIKMPVTVGEYPNEVTVEINFMVVSNGYARNPQELRRAPTQHKPNVPTCPAEKKEFRYGETVGNRGRSSEAERLRIYPRNRIPELAFQRGHGPKV